The following proteins are encoded in a genomic region of Reichenbachiella sp.:
- a CDS encoding mechanosensitive ion channel family protein: MRNIFICLFIIYSQSILANPNDTITSRLETPYLALNTFVSNISSENSNWEAASILFNNPQMTVGQKVKYAKKLEQVLDGAGIFIFFDKVPTYPDYFDSVHNEHVYVINSRYPEIFLQKKRGRWQFQPEVMESIDQVHEELFKFDPKNLIGLEMEKTSLSTYFLGLKLWQWIGIAILFALCFLIRYIFSIIFERIFIRLLDKIGQRHIGSRYILPVARPAGMLMVFFFIGALYPSLELPRLVGYYVVLALKGLIPLYGMIALYQLTSVIDVYLTRLVNRTESTLDDQLIPIIRKVLRVGVVVIGGLVILDSLDVPILPLLTGLSIGGLAFALAAQDTIKNFFGSFMIFVDKPFQIGDWIVSGDIDGMVEEVGFRSTRIRTFRNSVVSVPNGQLADRTIDNNGLRRMRRFKTTIQIKYDTPPSLIEAFVKGLNRIVKEHPKTNDEKYEIHFNDLGAHSLDILFYIFFEAASWTDELKFRQEILLDVLKLAEHLGVEFAYPTQTLHVENMPGHEFFDPKYIKDQKMLDGKLDEFFKA, translated from the coding sequence ATGCGAAATATTTTCATCTGCCTTTTCATTATTTACTCTCAGTCGATTCTGGCAAATCCCAATGACACGATTACCAGTAGACTTGAAACCCCCTATCTGGCACTAAATACGTTCGTATCCAATATTTCGTCTGAAAATAGTAATTGGGAAGCTGCTTCTATTCTGTTCAACAACCCGCAGATGACTGTGGGGCAGAAGGTGAAATACGCTAAGAAGCTAGAGCAGGTGTTAGACGGAGCCGGGATATTCATTTTCTTCGATAAGGTGCCAACCTATCCAGATTATTTTGATTCCGTGCACAATGAACATGTATATGTAATAAACAGCAGGTACCCGGAAATCTTCCTACAAAAAAAGCGAGGACGCTGGCAATTTCAACCTGAGGTTATGGAATCCATCGATCAGGTTCATGAAGAATTATTCAAATTCGATCCCAAAAATTTGATCGGATTAGAAATGGAAAAAACAAGTTTGAGCACCTATTTCCTAGGGTTGAAACTTTGGCAATGGATAGGTATTGCCATCCTTTTTGCGCTTTGTTTTCTTATCCGATATATCTTCTCCATCATCTTCGAACGCATATTTATTCGTTTACTGGATAAAATTGGTCAACGGCACATTGGGAGTAGATACATCTTGCCCGTGGCCAGGCCAGCAGGAATGCTCATGGTATTCTTTTTCATTGGAGCGCTTTATCCAAGCTTAGAATTACCTCGGTTGGTTGGCTACTATGTAGTGCTCGCCCTGAAAGGTTTGATCCCTCTTTATGGCATGATCGCACTTTATCAATTGACTAGTGTGATAGACGTCTATCTAACCCGTTTGGTCAACCGCACGGAGAGTACATTAGATGATCAGCTTATTCCTATTATCAGAAAAGTGCTAAGGGTAGGCGTGGTTGTAATCGGTGGTTTGGTCATTCTAGATAGCTTGGATGTACCTATCTTACCTCTTTTAACTGGTCTTTCTATTGGTGGCTTGGCCTTTGCTTTAGCTGCTCAGGATACCATCAAGAATTTTTTCGGTTCGTTCATGATTTTCGTGGACAAGCCATTTCAAATTGGAGATTGGATTGTATCTGGAGACATCGATGGTATGGTCGAAGAAGTAGGGTTTAGGTCTACAAGAATACGTACTTTCAGAAACTCGGTAGTCTCAGTGCCTAATGGCCAATTGGCTGATCGAACCATTGACAACAATGGCCTGAGACGAATGAGAAGGTTTAAGACCACTATTCAAATCAAATACGACACCCCACCGAGTCTCATTGAAGCTTTTGTTAAAGGACTAAACCGTATCGTCAAAGAGCACCCTAAAACCAATGATGAAAAGTACGAGATTCACTTTAATGATCTCGGCGCCCACTCTTTAGATATTTTGTTTTACATATTTTTTGAGGCCGCTTCATGGACTGATGAGTTGAAATTCAGACAGGAAATCTTATTGGATGTACTGAAATTGGCAGAACATTTGGGTGTTGAGTTTGCCTATCCTACTCAGACTTTGCATGTTGAAAATATGCCGGGGCATGAATTTTTTGATCCTAAATACATCAAAGATCAAAAAATGCTCGACGGCAAATTGGATGAGTTTTTTAAGGCTTAG
- a CDS encoding BatD family protein, whose translation MRKVGFLFLIILLLTGVKSFGQQVSIDLGPDEIASNQAFTITLTIHNERLENYSSFPEIPGFVKRGTSSSSSTNFINGRRSSSQSIIQNYVATAEGEFTLNSFVMKVNEQTYRVKGKKIKVGPPAQRRQRNDPFGSDPFQDFFGRQEAPQEFVDVKADAFLALTTDKSSVYPGEGFTLTLAFYVASNNRADMRFYELSKQIPEIMKKIKPANCWEENFNIDNITGEPVEINGESYTQFKIYQAAYYPLNNETINFPKVGLDLIKYKVAKNPTFFGRNKQEEIVTFNTKPKQVTIKELPPHPLKESVTVGNYRLKEKLSSQTLKTGESFNYAFDVTGEGNISAIGEPRLYEDENFDIYSPNIRQDISRGHGKVRGTKSFSYYGIPNEPGEYALGDYLQFIYFNVKTETYDTLRSDIILTVTGESKKNEYILSNDMGSFYDAMDIQSNQLQPLDAQDRMRSMANIAIFVLIGLVALVMFKK comes from the coding sequence ATGCGGAAAGTAGGGTTTTTGTTCTTAATTATTTTATTGTTAACTGGTGTTAAATCATTCGGTCAGCAAGTGAGTATTGACTTAGGTCCAGATGAGATTGCAAGCAATCAAGCCTTTACGATTACGCTTACTATTCACAATGAACGGTTAGAGAATTATTCCTCGTTTCCCGAAATTCCGGGATTTGTAAAGCGGGGCACCTCGTCTTCCTCTTCTACCAACTTCATAAACGGAAGAAGAAGCTCTTCTCAAAGTATCATTCAAAATTATGTAGCCACAGCTGAAGGCGAATTCACACTCAATTCGTTTGTCATGAAAGTCAACGAACAGACCTATCGAGTAAAAGGGAAAAAAATAAAAGTAGGGCCACCCGCCCAGCGTAGACAGCGCAACGACCCTTTTGGCAGTGATCCATTTCAAGACTTTTTTGGCAGGCAGGAGGCTCCGCAAGAATTTGTGGATGTGAAAGCCGATGCTTTTTTGGCTTTAACCACGGATAAATCTTCCGTTTATCCAGGAGAAGGATTTACGCTGACTTTAGCTTTTTATGTGGCCAGCAACAACCGCGCAGACATGAGGTTCTATGAACTGAGCAAGCAGATTCCGGAAATCATGAAAAAAATCAAGCCAGCCAACTGCTGGGAGGAGAATTTCAATATTGACAACATTACAGGCGAACCGGTAGAAATTAATGGCGAAAGCTACACGCAGTTTAAAATTTATCAGGCAGCCTATTACCCATTGAACAATGAAACGATCAATTTTCCCAAAGTCGGTCTGGATTTAATCAAATACAAAGTGGCTAAAAACCCGACTTTCTTTGGACGAAATAAGCAGGAGGAGATAGTTACATTCAATACGAAACCAAAACAGGTTACTATAAAGGAATTGCCCCCGCATCCACTCAAAGAAAGTGTGACTGTTGGGAATTACAGATTGAAAGAAAAACTCTCCAGCCAAACACTGAAGACTGGAGAAAGCTTCAACTACGCCTTTGACGTCACAGGCGAAGGTAACATTTCAGCCATCGGTGAACCTCGATTGTATGAAGATGAGAATTTTGATATCTATTCTCCTAATATCCGTCAGGATATTAGCCGAGGACATGGGAAAGTAAGAGGAACCAAGTCCTTCAGCTATTACGGTATCCCAAATGAGCCTGGAGAATACGCTTTAGGAGATTACCTTCAGTTTATTTATTTCAATGTAAAAACTGAAACCTACGACACGCTTCGGTCTGATATAATATTGACTGTGACTGGAGAAAGCAAAAAAAATGAGTACATCCTGTCCAATGACATGGGATCGTTTTATGATGCCATGGATATTCAGAGCAATCAA
- a CDS encoding prolyl oligopeptidase family serine peptidase, producing MFLINYSQIILALILLINAPLLHAQSTASLERISYTSEADESKREFLLYLPKGYQDDPKKKWPVMMFLHGNGERGNGTTELDFVMVHGPLYEAWIQKRDLPFIIIAPQLHMFGRDKYAKYLAERTLDQLPKRLETGVPPREPKWVIDTLMQGSPADEVYPYKSYGPPMGWEQVESDLLNMLDQVNTNYQTDQSRIYLTGLSYGGFGTWYMGSKHAELFAAISPVVGWGHKDLMKPLAENKVPIWCFAGGRDLVIKEQYFYPGLNELEKLGHEVRFTVEADMGHDTWKRVYAGGDLYAWFLAQRK from the coding sequence ATGTTTTTAATAAATTACTCTCAAATCATCCTAGCGTTGATTTTGCTTATCAATGCTCCACTTCTTCATGCTCAATCCACTGCCAGTTTAGAACGAATTTCTTACACCAGTGAAGCCGATGAATCGAAAAGAGAGTTCTTATTGTATTTACCAAAAGGCTATCAAGATGACCCGAAAAAAAAGTGGCCGGTCATGATGTTCTTGCATGGCAACGGAGAACGAGGAAATGGAACTACAGAATTGGACTTTGTCATGGTTCACGGCCCATTGTATGAGGCTTGGATACAAAAAAGAGATTTGCCATTTATTATCATCGCCCCTCAGCTGCACATGTTTGGTAGGGACAAATACGCTAAGTACCTCGCTGAACGCACTTTAGATCAGCTACCAAAAAGGCTTGAAACTGGTGTTCCTCCACGTGAACCTAAATGGGTCATTGATACACTCATGCAAGGAAGTCCGGCAGATGAAGTTTATCCCTACAAGAGTTATGGACCTCCAATGGGCTGGGAGCAAGTAGAAAGTGACCTACTGAACATGCTTGATCAGGTGAATACTAATTATCAAACTGATCAATCGAGGATTTACCTAACAGGTTTGAGCTACGGCGGGTTTGGCACGTGGTATATGGGGAGTAAACATGCAGAGCTTTTTGCCGCCATCAGCCCAGTAGTCGGCTGGGGACACAAAGACTTGATGAAACCCTTGGCAGAAAACAAAGTACCCATCTGGTGTTTTGCAGGAGGTCGAGATTTAGTGATTAAAGAACAGTATTTTTATCCTGGTCTCAATGAACTAGAGAAGCTGGGCCATGAAGTTCGGTTTACAGTCGAAGCAGACATGGGTCATGACACCTGGAAACGGGTATACGCAGGCGGAGATCTTTATGCTTGGTTTTTGGCTCAACGGAAATAA